TTGATTTGCCAATTATTTTCAaaggaaataaaaattttagaagaagacaattaaattaaattaagataGGAAAGAAGGAAATatgtgttttaaaaaaagaaggaTATAGGAAAATATCGATtcttaaaatttatcaaatatgtaaaataatctaaataaactataaaataagcataaaaatgtaataatatttgGACAAAAAATTACCCTTTCAGTAAATAATTAGTTATTACTTGTtaacataaacaaaaaataaacttcatattatatctatatttaatttagagtaggtcttttgtaagacggtctcacgaatctttatctgtgagacgggtcaaccctatcgatattcacaataaaaagtaatactcttagcataaaaagtaatactttttcatagatgacccaattaaaagatccgtctcacaaaatacgacccgtgagaccgtcttacacaagtttttgtctttaatTTATTCGAAAAATAGTTGCacgttttcaaaattttagttaatatgattatattatggaaaaataagaaaaaatattattaaatgtaCAAACTGTACTGTATACGAGACaaggaaaaaagaaatgaaacatATATAATTGGACCGATGAAGTACATGAATAAAggaatttcataaaattttgagCTCAAATTACTTAGCCTTAAAAGTTCTTGGAgtaagtttcttgtgagacggtatcatgaatctttatctgtaagacgtatcaaccctaccgatattcacaataaaaagtaaaactcttagcataaaaaataatattttttcatggatgacccaaataagagatatgtctcacaaaatacgatccgtgagaccgtatcacattagtttttgtcaagttcttattaaaaataattatatatatatatttttttgtatttggagtcaaaattattttgatccTAGCACACCAAAATATCCAAAACAATAGACATATTTGGTCGGTCAGAAAATATCTAATTCTAAGATAAATTTGGTCGGTCAGAAAATATCTAAGATAAAATTTGGATACATACTTCCACCAGTTTctttacttattattatatttgtagTTTTTCGTAATGATTTAATATCGGTAtattaaataactgaaaataaaattatatttgagtTTGTATCATGAAATATGATTTATATTCGTGAGATGAATGAACTTGATTtatatttactaaaaaaaaataattttttttagacataaaaattatattttttagtaaTTAGATAGAATCGGATATCtgttatataaaattaatatagtctcacaaaaatttttgtgatgtTTAAATTAAGATGATAAgtataacaaaattaaatatatattttgtggtCCAATTGAACTTTCACCAAATTTAGTTGAACTTCTCTTCCTCTCAGCTTTGCTGTTTCTTCACTCAACCTCTGCCTTTTGAAAAGTCAAAGAATGCTCCCAACTGACCCaaatcaaaaataataatataataataaagaatCCAACCATTTCTTACAAAGAAAACACCAAGTTGGAACAGCTACTTGATATCCTCTGTTAATGGAGTAATATTTAATAGAAAAAGACTCCCAATTTCTTGTTCTCTTGTGTTTAGTACTGCTAACTAAAATTCGGTGAGGTTCAGCAAATTTTCTGCCAATTCTTTTCATCATTGATCAATCTTTTGAATTATCTTactgtttattttttttgggttttttggGGATTCATCTGTGCATATGTTTTGAGGAAGAAACAAGGAAATATGTTCGGTTTGTGGGATTTTTGCGTATCATCATGCTCTGACAGTGTATTTGAAGAGTTCTTGGAGGACCCCGAGCCCTTTTCTTTGCCTTCTCCCCTTCCACAGTGGCCTAAAggtattttcttgaaatttttatggcaaagattcaatatttttttgtttcatgTCTTTGTTTTCTTGGATTATATTTGTGCTCTGTTGCTGAAAAATATCACGCGATCTTCGTTTCAACACGAAGCACCTCTGATCTCGAGATTATTTGGTTAAATTATGGTTTGAGCATATTTATGGCTTCTTGGATATGTACGTAGTGTTGATTGATAGGTTCCATGAAATCATTTCAACTTGGATTTTGaacaaatattcattttaactCCCAATTTAGGACAATGGTGATTTATGCTGCGTATTCTATGAAGTTACCACACACCCTGCACTTacataatatcataattatctTTTTTCAACCAAGAAAATTTGATGGCATGTAGTTATTTTGCATGcgattctttttctttttaatttgagaCTTGGTCAAAGTTTTTGTCCATTTCATCTGATAGCGTGTGTGAAATTCTCTTGTTTAGGTAAGATTTCCGTTTTGTCATTGGCTAGAAATTTCGAGTCTGCAAGCAAACAGAGAGTCGTTTAAAAAACAAAGCAATTCTTTTAGGGATGCTTCATACACCCTTGATGTTTTATAATTTGCTCATATAGTCAATATTATATTCTTATCTTTCTactgtaatttataattttcacGCCTTCGTTCTAAATCTttcattgatttattttttatcatattgtttttgGTTTGAGATGCGAACCTATCAACCCCCTATCAGTTGATTCGGATTTGATTGCAAAAAGTTGGGGACAAAACACGTTGACCATTTGAAAGTGAAGTTTCTGATAGTTTCCCAAGAACTTGTTAACAAGTGTTGATTCAACTTTACCTTGGACAGGTAAGGATTTTGCATCAGGGAAAATATGCCTGGGGGAATTAGAAGTCGTTAAAGTCACGGATTTCGATAAAATATGGAGTTGCACCCCTTTGCGAGGAAAGGCCAAAGGTGTTACCTTCTATAAGCCTTCTAAAATTCCAGATGGATATTCATGCCTTGGTCATTATTGTCAGCCAAGTGACAAGCAACTGAGAGGTTATGTCCTTGTAGCCAAAGccgttgataaaaaaaatggtcCAATTCGGGATTCAGCTTCTGAACTTCCATCCCTCAAAAAGCCTCTTAACTATAGCTTGATATGGAGTCATGATGAACTTGGTTATATTTGGCTACCAAATCCACCAGAAGATTATAAATCCATGGGTTTTGTAGTTACTACTGAGCCTAATGAACCTGAAATCGAAGAGGTTAGATGTGTTCGAGCTGATCTTACTGAACCTTGTGAAGTTGGTGAGGATATATTTGATATGAAAGCTCGTAACTCGAAAGATCAATTATACATTTGGAACATGAGGGCCTGCGCAAGGGGAATGCTTGGTAAAGGTGTCCCTGTTGGGACATTCTTCTGTGGTAAAGATGAGAATTCTGAGGATGAGTTAGATATTGCTTGTTTGAAAAACCTTGATTCTTTGCTTCTTGCAATGCCGAATCTTGAGCAAGTTCATGCCCTCGTCAAGGAATATGGGCCGACTCTGTATTTCCACCCAGATGAAGTTTATTTTCCGTCTTCAGTTTCTTGGTTTTTCGAAAACGGGGCTCTTTTGTTCGAAGAAGGAACTGATAAAGGTGTGGAAATTGATTCCGCAGGATCAAATTTACCAGCTGGTGGAGAAAATGATAAAGAGTTCTGGCTCGATTTACCAGTTGGTGATGATGACAATGATAGCAAAGACTATGTCAAGTATGGTAAAATCGAAACATCTGAGCTCTATATCCATGTAAAGCCAGCTTCTGGAGGCTCTTTCACCGACCTTGCTATGTGGGTTTTTTGTCCTTTCAACGGCCCGGTTACGATTAAAGGTGGAATATGGAATTATGAATGCAATAGACTAGGACAGCATGTTGGTGATTGGGAACATTATACGCTTCGCATAAGTAACTTCACTGGAGAGCTTTGGAGCATATATTTCTCGGAGCATAGTGGTGGTGAATGGCTCGACGCCTCAGAATTGGAGTTCATCGAGGGAAATAAGGCCATAGTTTACTCCTCAAAACACGGCCACGCAAGTTTCCCACACGAGGGATGCTACATCCAGGGCTCAACAAAACTTGGTGTTGGTGTGAGGAATGATTGTGCTAAAAGCAAGTTTTTGGTCGACTCAAGTACCAAATACCAGATTGTCGCTGCGGAGCATCTCGGAGATCAATTTGTAGCCGAGCCACATTGGTTGCAGTACATGAGAGAATGGGGTCCCACCGTCGTTTACAATTCACTGCCTGAGTTGGAAAAGATCATCAAACACCTTCCTTTCTTCATTAGACTATCGGTTGAAAATCTCATTGAGCTATTCCCCACTGAACTTTACGGTGAAGAAGGGCCAACAGGACCAAAGGAGAAGGATAATTGGCTAGGGGATGAACGGTGTTAGCCAACGGTTATTGGTACTCATGTATGACTGGCCCACCCGCGTCTCTCGTTTTTATAGGACGTTCAAGAAGCTGATCATGCTCTCCAGCATTCTTTGAATTGATGGCAAGAAAATTTGGAATAGCCAGAAAGGGAGCCTAAcgcacaaaaaaaattcaacgatGGAAGTACTcgcaatatttttttatagattggTCATGCAAAATGGCATTCGTTGGCAACTTCTGCCACTACGGTGTGCATGCAAATTGAGGGGATCAAGGCGTGAGCTGAGTCCCTTTTTTATTATCAGATATGTATTGTAACACAACAAAGTTTAAGAAACACATTCGATATTTTCATCGTTGAGAATTGACTTATATCGTGAAGGAATTCTCGACATCGATGGGCATGAGATCAAATTTTTCCGCCTATAGAATCACATACTAGATATTCTGATTTTCAGCGAAAAAGTTCGCCATTTTCTTTATATCTTATTACAGCAACGGTATGGTGCATGGATTATAACACGAAGATCAGAcagtttttagaaaaaaaatggtATATGCATGTCACGGAACTAGATTATTTTAAAGCAACAACTTTTGGTCAAGGAATCAAATAAAAGGTGAAAATCTGTCATTTTCCAACTTAATCCATAATGcaaacaaaacaagaaaataaaggAAAAGGAAGCAGAAGCAGCACTACATTGAGCAAAATTTTCCTTTCTTCGTAAATTTCGAATTATACTATTTGCCTTTGTTCCTTAAATGATGTGGTTTGCCTATAAAAATGTATCTTATAATGGCTCAAATGTCTTCAGCATTGGGACTTTTCAGCCATTTCTGCTGAAAATGTGGTGTCAATTTAAATCCAACCAACGCTGAAATCCCGGATATTTACAAAATTTATgccataaataaattttttaaaacatcaaGGTGATGAAGGATACAAAATATCTGGAACAGCAGCAGGAGACATCGTCATCCGGCTATCCGGTTTGAGGTTTTCCCAACGAATTTCTTGGGCACATTGTCCACATATAGTTCTGCCACCCTCCTTGCCTTGACTTCTCAAGGTCATTAAATGCGAAAGATTTGTGCAATGTCGCAGCACATAACGATTCCGATGACGTTGCCTGATTCGTTCAAGTCTGTAATCCTCCCCAGGCACCTCTGCAGTTGAAATCCCAGTATGCTGCTGCTGCTCACCTGGTGCAGATCCATTAACAAGGATTTTCTGCTGCTCGAGTATGCTTTCTTCAGGCGTGAAACGTCGTGTCTCCTCCCACTCGAGGGTCTTCCGATATACTTCCCAAGCCAAATCTTGTTCTTCTTTAGAAAGCTTTTCTTCTTCGTTTTCTTGCAAGAGGGTTTCATGTTCGTGGTAATTTGAAATCCAACTGAAAAGGAAAAACATTTTCTGTTGCATATAAATCTTGATCACCTGTGAATCTTGATATAACGTGATAAAGCTTACAAATTTATTGATAGCGGAAACCAAAATTTTAGAGGCATTCTGATCATAcgaagtaaaaataaataaataaataaatatacaaatagaATGATTTCTTATGTGAATTAACAATACTTAGTCATATCTCTTCTTCATCAAGATATTGAAGAGGCAACAAAGGGGGATTTCTAGACATGATCATACAGCACCCAACTAAGCTAAATATCTCTACAAAACCAGCAGGAATCCAGTTCATTTCACTTCAACTAGGTTCAAAGTTTTGAATTTCTATGTGAATTAAGATCAAGAAAAGGAAGCTTTACAACTACAAATTCAACCCATTATATAATATACTCAAGATACCTAATGTGGAATAAGACAGCCTGCTATTCACAATGAAGTGATAGATACAACATCAGTGAACCAACTTATTAGTAGATTAATTGATCACACATCCTGGATCTATTAAAGACTTGAGCACTTCCAAGATAAAATATACAGAGTAAAAGAAGGCCAAATAATCTACCTGGGATGGTGTTTGTCGATCaatctttgaattattttatcaacAGAAGCACTTCCGCTAGGAGGTTGCAGTTTTTGGTTCAATGAATTTTGACCAGCCCTGTTTGGTTCCACCACGAGTCCAGTCTCTTCACCCAACTCAGGCAGCATTGCATCAGTATTTTCATCATCCCCAAACTCAAACAAATGCAATATTTCCTCTTTAGACATAGTTCTGTGAACCTGCTGCCTATCAACAACCCTTGCAGCAAGACCTTCCTTAGTCACCTATTAAAATATAACACTTTTGGTATCAATGACTCagcaatttaaatattaataactCGAGTTtgctttaaatattaataactCGAGTCTGCAATACCTGACGCTTGTAGATTTTCTCTTCCATTGTGGCATGTGCAAGTAATCGATAAGCAAACACAGGCTTCGTTTGGCCATATCTGAATAGCATGAACAGGGTAAATTCACACAACTCAACTGTATCTAAGTCTTGCTTAATAAAATAACACAGAACACACCTCCAAACTCGGTATATAGCTTGTAGATCATATGTTGGATTCCAAGATCCATCAACTATGATTACTCGATTAGCTGCATGAAGATTAATGCCGAGAGATCCAGCCCTGGTGGATATCAAAGTGCATTTGACCCTTCTGTTTGAAGGCTCGTTGAACCTCTCAACCAGTTTCTGCCTCTCAGAGCTTTCAGTTCTACCATCAAACCTGCCATTAGATGCAGCAAGTTTTTCGAGTTAAATCATGATCTTGCATTATGGAAAGTAAGAGTTTCTAAAATGATATGACAACCGACAACAACACAAGTAACAGTGTTGgaataaaaaagaacaaaacaaaTCAGAACCATAAGAGAAAGTAAATCCACTGGTATCCCAAGattgtatataaaaaatttgtgattCCCAAGAAACTGAATCCTataagaaaaacaaagaaaatctcAATTTTCGGGTGTGAAACCATATGCAAATAATGATTTAGTCAAATCTCAATGAGTGGAGCGAAATGGACATATAACTTGAAAATTAGATTTTAATGGAGGTAAGCGAGACAGCAACAGATGACCATTTGAGAATATAAGACTTTTAAATTGCTTGGCATTTCATgcacacacctgtaccagtccTTCccttttttccataattttccGTTCTTTCTTGGACGAGGTAATTTTGAGAGATAAAATTCAATCAGGTCCAAAGTCAATAAACTCTGACTGAACACCAATGCCTTATCACCAATACCCGAGCACATTTTCAGAATATCTAGTAGCAATACCATTTTGCCACTGTAATCCACCTCATAGTTATTTTCATGTAGAAGGTCTCTCCACCAGTCCTGCTTGAAAATTAATGTTTGAATCAATTAGGTAAAGAATTACGAAGAAAGGATTAAGAGCTAAGTAAAGTTTGGGCTAAACTGTTATAACTTTACAAAAGGAAAATGGAGATAGAAGGAGACTAGAATAAACATAAGATGAATCAGCAATGTGAATTGCATGCAAATGAGGAGGAATTCGGGGAAGCGAACCTCGTAAAGAAATCGATTCTCATTTTTTCGGTGAGAATTGCTCAACTTTTCTGCAAACAGGGTATGATTAAAACTTCACAGCATTAGCGTTCATCAGTAATACATGTCACAAGTATATGCAGCAAATAAATCTTTAAGAAATATGAAACATGTCATCAACATTTAGGGAAGCGAAAGCACTCAAAATTCTTTAACAAATAGCTTAGAAACTACAAAATGAGATGCATGCTGAACCCAGTTCTGCAGAGATAGTAAATGTTGTGCAACTTTCGAGGTGGTACAAAGTGCCATTAGCATGAATATGTTACTAACTAGTTTAATCAGGCCCAGGAGATTGGGCGAAACAGCGTACCTCCAGAAATGATATTGTAGTCcacatcatcactagagctgtcATCTGCAAGACCACTTTCAACATCTTCATATTTACTAGAGTCTTTATTCTCTTTCCTAAGCTGCAAAATTCCAGGATGATTCCATATCTGCATAGAACAAGTAGCTTAACATAATGACTGAAAACAATAAACTCGTTTCATAATCTGTAGCTTTAACGTTATACAAGGAAAAAAGATGTCAACAAGGAATGAGTTCACCCTAAAGGGGCCAACAAAAAGTTCTAAAATAATAGATTTTCACTGAATTCTTTGATATTCCAGGCGTCAATATTAAAAATCGATCTTATTTATACTTAAAAATCAACGTACAATGTTATTATTCAAACTAAGATTTCAGCCATACGCATACAAAATCAGAAACTTGAATTCAACAATTTTATGAGCTGCAGcttcgaaatttttttataatccaTAAAAAATGAAGAACTCAAAATACTTCGATGAATGCTATATTCTGTGGCTTGACTATTAAAAGAAAAGAAGTAAATAGACAACCCGACTATCGGTTGTGTTGACAAATTCCTTAAAACAGGAAAAGAAATTAAGTTGGTACTGCTTTCAGATCTGCTAAATAGCAATGTTGGGCACATCTGAAACATGAGAAATCTAGGGAGGATTTcagaaaacataaaaataaaattaaaaaaaaggaaaaagaaagagGTTGGAAGAAGCATACTGGTGAGTCAACAAAATAGACCTTCTCAGACATAAATAAAACGCCTAAAGATGTTACTTCATACTACCAGTAAAAGGGGAAAGGATGAATAAACTGAGGTTAAGTTTTCAAGTGGCTCTTACTAGAACCGAGTGCAAAAGAGGATCTACTTAGCAACCTTATATCAGTTCGGTACCAATATTTTTCAAGTTGAATATGGCtatgttttacttttagtttcATACCAATATCTGGAATTTGGAACAACTTCATTCAGCATTAACATCAATAATTGCAGCCACAAGAGAATGAACGAGAATAACACATTCAAGAAAACAACTaagattaaattataaatatataaaaaaacctATTGTAAACAGGTATGAGGTACCTGAGCCAAGGCCTGGTATCCAGCAAAAAAAGATCTCTTGATTAGTTTTTCCTTTGAAACCTTTTCCTTTGAGAAACCATGAACGTCAAGAAATCTTTTATAGAGTTTTCTCTGTAAAGGAGATAACTTTACAGTTATAACAAACACAGTTTTAGGAGGTAAATCATTTTTAACCACGCTCATGTCCATCCTCTGAACAAATCCTTTCAACTCCTCGTACAGAATATGAGATCTTTGATTCATGATCTTCACATCTAATGCAGTAGAATTGGTGTGTTGACCATTTTCTATTGGATTTTGGAAACTACAAAACAGCAAAATGATTGATTTGGAGGCGTCCCAATAACGGTTCAAGGATGTAgaatcaaaattatacaaatttaaaagTCTCACCGATTCCTAAATTCATGGCTGCTACCAAGAAATCCTTCTCTTACAAAATCAACCATCTGTTTGTTCCAGATAAATTTAAAACGAataagagaattttttttttaaaaaaaagaataggaTAGAGaaaaaacataatcattttgaATTCAGAAatcagaaatgtgaaaaaacATACACAGTAATACTCCATAAGATTGTTCTGGAGAGGCGATCCAGTTAATGCAATTCTTCTCTGGCACTTCACTTGTTTTAAAGCCTGGGTTGTATCAGCCCTGGTGTTTTTTATCATATGGGCTTCATCGCAGACAAGGATTTGAGGTCCGTCCTGGAAAAACATGCAGATTTATTTTATGAGCTTGACAACCGATAATTAATAAAAGTGGAATCGTGAAAGTTCAGCAGTAAGGGGATAAAATAGCGAACAACTATCCATTGTAAAAACATCACAAGTTTTTGGACTGTTGATAGGttctccttataaaaattttcatattttaagataaatttcaaatgatgAAACAGAACAATAAAAAAGCTTTTCCAAAGCTATACAGAACTCAAATTTTTATGAAGCTAGTAGCATTCATAAACACTCACCAAACATGGCAAACCCCAAAATCACCTCTATGGGTCATggagttttattttgttgataGGATTTGCTCCACTCTGTCCTAGTTAAATATTTCTTTGTATCAATGCTGTACAGTGGTATTTTAAAGGCCATTGCTTTTGATATATCTTAGTTTAGGTTCAATCGATATTTCTCTAACCCTTACTTTTTTTTCTAACGAATAACATCCATTaaaataaggtaaaaaaaatttcgtacGAGGACATCCTAGGAGAGGCAGGGGTTTGCCTAACCCCATTGCTGGGAAGACTttcatttaaatgaaaaaatgtaactaaaaccattgaaaaagagaaaaatgacACAACTGATACCAAGAAACatagtagagtgaccacaaaGATAGCTACCTAAGGAGCAAAAACATACAAGTCAGAAAAATCCATATACAAGCACAATGTCGACGAACATGCAAAGAACAAAAAATCTAGCTCGTAATGCATCAATAAACATTACCCGCATAAAACTCTAACATGATAACTAAATAATCCAAAACATCATTAGCAATCAAATCCTAAATCAATAAGACATCACCTTAGACAAGCGTAACTAATTACTTTATTTTATATCTTCAGACCCACTCCACAATCGAAGCAAACAGATGTTAACAAGCAACAAAAATCTTGAAACGCTTAATATGTAATCCAAATTGTTAGAATCCTTGAGAAAGTGCCAACGGTAAATCATAATAACAACCCTGAAATGATAGACAAAAATAGGTAATCCCTAGACTGTGAAGCATCTTCCTTGCTTCTTCTAAGGAATATGTTATACCATGCTCAATGACAGCTCTTTTTTGTTCTAGCTTCAATTTTTAATCATCTTAAATCAACAAACttcataataaaccataagcATGCTCCTAATGAAAAGCTGAAACCCCTATTTCAGAGCTAATATTTCTCCATTAACTTCtagaattttttataaaaaaaaaaagaaagcattctttgtataaaaaaaattagtaacaaGCATCACCTAAGCTAAGTGAGACAATCAGGAAGCGGATGACCAAGACAACAAAACTgcatgaaaatgaaaattttaatggcTGATGCTGCATGTAGAATTAAGTCAAAATAAAACCAGTAAACAACCAATCCAGGTtcattgaaagaaaaatgaatagCAATTCTCCATAagagaaacaaaaaaatgattttctaTATAATTTATCCTCGTATATCCTTTTTTTAAGATAGTAGATCCATTTTCAAATAAGGTAAACAACCTGAAGTGCCTGACTAATCTCCTTTGCCAATTCTCGATCCTTTACATACTTCCCAAGGGACAAATTTCGGAAGGCAGCATAACCAATTAAGAAGACACCACCTTTGGATCGCCACTTTGTTAATAACTCAATCCTTTTCTCCCTGAAAAAATAAAGTAGTGACCAGTGAAGATTGTATTTTACCGAAATTAatggaaaaaaatatgtaaGTAAATGTTGCTCCGGCATAATTTcaccaaataataataaatatcaaGCAAACTGATTTATTTTTGCACAAGGAACATAATTCGCAAGGGGCAAC
This window of the Primulina huaijiensis isolate GDHJ02 chromosome 3, ASM1229523v2, whole genome shotgun sequence genome carries:
- the LOC140974043 gene encoding protein CHROMATIN REMODELING 20 isoform X2; its protein translation is MGTEKEARNGEEIGDLQNDSSNDSVEIDDEGDDEEDEEDEVPHSEEPLTDKDIEELIAELLEVEGKAAEAQEALEEESLLNVGADVRKELALSLSGDDLEKAVAEEMAVFKEEWEMELDELETESAHLLEQLDGAGVELSSLYKWIEKQAPSGCCTEAWKKRAHWVGNQLSLDAMESVSQAEEYLQIHRPVRRRHGKILEEGASGFLAKKVVASECSPAVNDSTDVDWNSFSKMCSNDSGLKDVRFGSKHWASVYLASTPQQAAELGLKFPGVDEVEEIDDVDGTSSDPFVADAVANERDLNLTEEQKRNFRKVKEEDDVNTDLQLHIRLKRRRLRKQSKKDTIPMEVSSINGARECQLDTSLAHDDEVLEDVTGLQGTNNEKIELSRVVAVKARANDGTSLINGSASPSLVELTEVKHPSDCDILQSDKIMNSEGQIFSSSDSASDDSDTDLRVTTSKRRQKKKIRRILDDAELGEETKKKIAIEKERQERLKSLEARIATKSMVMSSMVSSENSIDGAGSEMLGDTSTGFIINVVREEGEEAVRIPRSICTKLKLHQIAGIRFMWENIIQSVRKVRSGDKGLGCILAHTMGLGKTFQVIAFLYTAMRSADLGLKTALIVTPVSVLHNWRHEFLKWRPSELKPLRIFMLEDVLREKRIELLTKWRSKGGVFLIGYAAFRNLSLGKYVKDRELAKEISQALQDGPQILVCDEAHMIKNTRADTTQALKQVKCQRRIALTGSPLQNNLMEYYCMVDFVREGFLGSSHEFRNRFQNPIENGQHTNSTALDVKIMNQRSHILYEELKGFVQRMDMSVVKNDLPPKTVFVITVKLSPLQRKLYKRFLDVHGFSKEKVSKEKLIKRSFFAGYQALAQIWNHPGILQLRKENKDSSKYEDVESGLADDSSSDDVDYNIISGEKLSNSHRKNENRFLYEDWWRDLLHENNYEVDYSGKMVLLLDILKMCSGIGDKALVFSQSLLTLDLIEFYLSKLPRPRKNGKLWKKGKDWYRFDGRTESSERQKLVERFNEPSNRRVKCTLISTRAGSLGINLHAANRVIIVDGSWNPTYDLQAIYRVWRYGQTKPVFAYRLLAHATMEEKIYKRQVTKEGLAARVVDRQQVHRTMSKEEILHLFEFGDDENTDAMLPELGEETGLVVEPNRAGQNSLNQKLQPPSGSASVDKIIQRLIDKHHPSWISNYHEHETLLQENEEEKLSKEEQDLAWEVYRKTLEWEETRRFTPEESILEQQKILVNGSAPGEQQQHTGISTAEVPGEDYRLERIRQRHRNRYVLRHCTNLSHLMTLRSQGKEGGRTICGQCAQEIRWENLKPDSRMTMSPAAVPDILYPSSP
- the LOC140974043 gene encoding protein CHROMATIN REMODELING 20 isoform X1, translating into MGTEKEARNGEEIGDLQNDSSNDSVEIDDEGDDEEDEEDEVPHSEEPLTDKDIEELIAELLEVEGKAAEAQEALEEESLLNVGADVRKELALSLSGDDLEKAVAEEMAVFKEEWEMELDELETESAHLLEQLDGAGVELSSLYKWIEKQAPSGCCTEAWKKRAHWVGNQLSLDAMESVSQAEEYLQIHRPVRRRHGKILEEGASGFLAKKVVASECSPAVNDSTDVDWNSFSKMCSNDSGLKDVRFGSKHWASVYLASTPQQAAELGLKFPGVDEVEEIDDVDGTSSDPFVADAVANERDLNLTEEQKRNFRKVKEEDDVNTDLQLHIRLKRRRLRKQSKKDTIPMEVSSINGARECQLDTSLAHDDEVLEDVTGLQGTNNEKIELSRVVAVKARANDGTSLINGSASPSLVELTEVKHPSDCDILQSDKIMNSEGQIFSSSDSASDDSDTDLRVTTSSKRRQKKKIRRILDDAELGEETKKKIAIEKERQERLKSLEARIATKSMVMSSMVSSENSIDGAGSEMLGDTSTGFIINVVREEGEEAVRIPRSICTKLKLHQIAGIRFMWENIIQSVRKVRSGDKGLGCILAHTMGLGKTFQVIAFLYTAMRSADLGLKTALIVTPVSVLHNWRHEFLKWRPSELKPLRIFMLEDVLREKRIELLTKWRSKGGVFLIGYAAFRNLSLGKYVKDRELAKEISQALQDGPQILVCDEAHMIKNTRADTTQALKQVKCQRRIALTGSPLQNNLMEYYCMVDFVREGFLGSSHEFRNRFQNPIENGQHTNSTALDVKIMNQRSHILYEELKGFVQRMDMSVVKNDLPPKTVFVITVKLSPLQRKLYKRFLDVHGFSKEKVSKEKLIKRSFFAGYQALAQIWNHPGILQLRKENKDSSKYEDVESGLADDSSSDDVDYNIISGEKLSNSHRKNENRFLYEDWWRDLLHENNYEVDYSGKMVLLLDILKMCSGIGDKALVFSQSLLTLDLIEFYLSKLPRPRKNGKLWKKGKDWYRFDGRTESSERQKLVERFNEPSNRRVKCTLISTRAGSLGINLHAANRVIIVDGSWNPTYDLQAIYRVWRYGQTKPVFAYRLLAHATMEEKIYKRQVTKEGLAARVVDRQQVHRTMSKEEILHLFEFGDDENTDAMLPELGEETGLVVEPNRAGQNSLNQKLQPPSGSASVDKIIQRLIDKHHPSWISNYHEHETLLQENEEEKLSKEEQDLAWEVYRKTLEWEETRRFTPEESILEQQKILVNGSAPGEQQQHTGISTAEVPGEDYRLERIRQRHRNRYVLRHCTNLSHLMTLRSQGKEGGRTICGQCAQEIRWENLKPDSRMTMSPAAVPDILYPSSP
- the LOC140974043 gene encoding protein CHROMATIN REMODELING 20 isoform X3, giving the protein MAVFKEEWEMELDELETESAHLLEQLDGAGVELSSLYKWIEKQAPSGCCTEAWKKRAHWVGNQLSLDAMESVSQAEEYLQIHRPVRRRHGKILEEGASGFLAKKVVASECSPAVNDSTDVDWNSFSKMCSNDSGLKDVRFGSKHWASVYLASTPQQAAELGLKFPGVDEVEEIDDVDGTSSDPFVADAVANERDLNLTEEQKRNFRKVKEEDDVNTDLQLHIRLKRRRLRKQSKKDTIPMEVSSINGARECQLDTSLAHDDEVLEDVTGLQGTNNEKIELSRVVAVKARANDGTSLINGSASPSLVELTEVKHPSDCDILQSDKIMNSEGQIFSSSDSASDDSDTDLRVTTSSKRRQKKKIRRILDDAELGEETKKKIAIEKERQERLKSLEARIATKSMVMSSMVSSENSIDGAGSEMLGDTSTGFIINVVREEGEEAVRIPRSICTKLKLHQIAGIRFMWENIIQSVRKVRSGDKGLGCILAHTMGLGKTFQVIAFLYTAMRSADLGLKTALIVTPVSVLHNWRHEFLKWRPSELKPLRIFMLEDVLREKRIELLTKWRSKGGVFLIGYAAFRNLSLGKYVKDRELAKEISQALQDGPQILVCDEAHMIKNTRADTTQALKQVKCQRRIALTGSPLQNNLMEYYCMVDFVREGFLGSSHEFRNRFQNPIENGQHTNSTALDVKIMNQRSHILYEELKGFVQRMDMSVVKNDLPPKTVFVITVKLSPLQRKLYKRFLDVHGFSKEKVSKEKLIKRSFFAGYQALAQIWNHPGILQLRKENKDSSKYEDVESGLADDSSSDDVDYNIISGEKLSNSHRKNENRFLYEDWWRDLLHENNYEVDYSGKMVLLLDILKMCSGIGDKALVFSQSLLTLDLIEFYLSKLPRPRKNGKLWKKGKDWYRFDGRTESSERQKLVERFNEPSNRRVKCTLISTRAGSLGINLHAANRVIIVDGSWNPTYDLQAIYRVWRYGQTKPVFAYRLLAHATMEEKIYKRQVTKEGLAARVVDRQQVHRTMSKEEILHLFEFGDDENTDAMLPELGEETGLVVEPNRAGQNSLNQKLQPPSGSASVDKIIQRLIDKHHPSWISNYHEHETLLQENEEEKLSKEEQDLAWEVYRKTLEWEETRRFTPEESILEQQKILVNGSAPGEQQQHTGISTAEVPGEDYRLERIRQRHRNRYVLRHCTNLSHLMTLRSQGKEGGRTICGQCAQEIRWENLKPDSRMTMSPAAVPDILYPSSP